Proteins encoded by one window of Sphingosinicella sp. BN140058:
- a CDS encoding MarC family protein, with product MIELFVSAFVTFFVIIDPPGCAPIFAGLTRDTPATHRFAMAWRSVAIAFGILLFFGLLGEDLLRALGVSLAAFRIAGGIMLFLIALEMVFEKRTQRRETRAQEVNSDPTHDDISVFPMAIPMIAGPGSIASIMLLVARSHGVHETAIVLGALASVMLLTLLALLAAGPLMRLIGQKLEAMLTRLLGVILAALAAQFVIDGIMVSFKV from the coding sequence GTGATCGAGCTCTTCGTCTCCGCCTTCGTCACCTTCTTCGTCATCATCGATCCGCCCGGCTGCGCGCCGATCTTCGCCGGCCTCACCCGCGACACCCCCGCCACCCACCGTTTCGCCATGGCCTGGCGCTCGGTTGCGATCGCCTTCGGAATCCTGCTGTTCTTCGGCCTGCTCGGCGAAGATCTGCTGCGGGCGCTCGGAGTCAGCCTGGCGGCGTTCCGCATCGCCGGCGGCATCATGCTGTTCCTGATCGCACTGGAGATGGTGTTCGAGAAACGGACCCAGCGCCGCGAGACCCGCGCCCAGGAGGTCAATTCCGATCCGACGCATGACGACATCTCGGTCTTCCCGATGGCGATCCCGATGATCGCCGGGCCCGGCTCGATTGCGTCGATCATGCTGCTTGTGGCGCGCAGCCACGGCGTTCACGAGACCGCGATTGTGCTCGGCGCGCTGGCCTCGGTGATGCTGCTGACCCTGCTCGCCCTGCTCGCCGCCGGCCCGCTGATGCGCCTGATCGGTCAGAAGCTCGAAGCGATGCTGACCCGCCTGCTCGGCGTCATCCTGGCCGCGCTCGCCGCCCAGTTCGTGATCGACGGCATCATGGTCAGCTTCAAGGTCTGA
- the folD gene encoding bifunctional methylenetetrahydrofolate dehydrogenase/methenyltetrahydrofolate cyclohydrolase FolD, whose translation MGADLIDGKTFAARLRERVAEKVPAFAAALGRAPGLAVVLVGEDPASHVYVRSKNKATLAAGMASFEHRLPDTASQEELIALVEQLNGDDNVDGILVQLPLPAGIDDKAVIEAIDPDKDVDGFHVISAGRLAVGEAGLVPCTPLGCLMLLKDRLGDLSGLDAVVIGRSNIVGKPMAQLLLAESCTVTVAHSRTRNLPDVVRRADIVVAAVGRAEMITGDWLKPGATVIDVGINRLGGDDGGKGRLVGDVDFASAAAVAGAITPVPGGVGPMTIAVLLRNTLVAACARAGLPAPEGL comes from the coding sequence ATGGGCGCCGACCTGATCGACGGGAAGACCTTCGCCGCGCGGCTTCGCGAACGGGTCGCCGAAAAGGTACCGGCCTTCGCGGCCGCGCTGGGACGTGCGCCCGGCCTTGCCGTGGTGCTGGTCGGCGAGGACCCGGCGAGCCACGTCTACGTCCGCTCCAAGAACAAGGCGACGCTGGCGGCCGGCATGGCGAGCTTCGAGCATCGGCTGCCCGACACCGCCAGCCAGGAAGAGCTGATCGCCCTCGTCGAGCAGCTTAACGGCGACGACAATGTCGACGGGATCCTCGTCCAGCTACCGCTTCCGGCAGGGATCGACGACAAGGCGGTGATCGAGGCGATCGATCCCGACAAGGATGTCGACGGTTTCCACGTGATCAGCGCGGGACGGCTTGCGGTCGGCGAGGCCGGGCTGGTGCCATGCACGCCGCTCGGCTGCCTGATGCTGCTCAAGGACCGGCTCGGGGACCTTTCCGGGCTGGATGCGGTGGTGATCGGCCGTTCGAACATCGTCGGCAAGCCGATGGCGCAGCTGCTGCTGGCGGAGAGCTGCACCGTGACCGTCGCCCACAGCCGCACCCGCAACCTGCCGGACGTGGTCCGCCGCGCCGACATCGTCGTCGCCGCCGTCGGCCGCGCCGAGATGATCACGGGCGACTGGCTGAAGCCGGGCGCGACGGTGATCGACGTCGGCATCAACCGGCTGGGCGGTGACGACGGCGGCAAGGGACGGCTGGTCGGCGACGTCGATTTCGCCAGCGCGGCCGCGGTCGCCGGGGCGATCACGCCGGTGCCGGGCGGTGTCGGGCCGATGACCATCGCCGTCCTGCTCCGCAACACGCTGGTCGCGGCCTGCGCACGTGCGGGGCTTCCGGCTCCCGAGGGATTGTGA
- a CDS encoding YggT family protein — MLPALFGIANLLLTVVMYVIILQAILSWLIAFNVINTHNDGMRSFLTALDRLTEPLYRPIRRIMPDFGGIDLSPMVVILLIIIVKDYLLPGLLVSLYT; from the coding sequence ATGTTGCCGGCCCTCTTCGGAATTGCCAATCTGCTGCTTACGGTGGTGATGTACGTCATCATCCTCCAGGCGATCCTGAGCTGGTTGATCGCCTTCAACGTCATCAACACCCACAATGACGGCATGCGCTCCTTCCTCACCGCCCTGGACCGCCTCACCGAGCCGCTCTACCGGCCGATCCGCCGGATCATGCCGGATTTCGGGGGTATCGACCTGTCGCCGATGGTGGTGATCCTGCTGATCATCATCGTGAAGGATTACCTTCTCCCCGGCCTTCTCGTCTCGCTCTACACCTGA
- the egtD gene encoding L-histidine N(alpha)-methyltransferase — MNELRRPPTDPAFRADVLAGLAAPIRAIPARWLYDHRGSELFEAITELPEYYLTRTDFALLDRHAGDVARIAGTGDVVVEFGSGSSTKTPLLLRAVAPAAYVPVDISGAFLRQSADALQGLFPSLPIHPVEADFMRPFQLPAAVAMRRKLGFFPGSTIGNMVPGTAVDLLRAMRQTLGVGAFLLIAMDRVKPIETLLAAYDDAQGVTAAFNLNLLHRINRELDGDVPVEAFAHRAIWNDGLSRIEMHLEAMEDVRFEVAGARFEMRRGETIHTENSHKYGPRDARLLLTAGGWTVTDEWTAEGDTFAILLARADPLRFAP; from the coding sequence ATGAACGAGCTTCGCCGCCCGCCGACCGATCCTGCATTCCGGGCCGACGTGCTGGCCGGCCTCGCCGCGCCGATCCGGGCGATCCCGGCGCGCTGGCTGTACGATCATCGCGGATCCGAATTGTTCGAGGCGATCACCGAATTGCCCGAATATTATCTGACCCGCACCGACTTCGCCCTGCTCGACAGGCACGCCGGCGATGTCGCGCGGATCGCCGGCACCGGCGACGTGGTCGTCGAGTTCGGCTCCGGCTCATCCACCAAGACGCCATTGCTGCTCCGCGCCGTCGCGCCGGCGGCCTATGTGCCCGTCGACATTTCCGGCGCGTTCCTGCGCCAGTCAGCGGACGCGCTGCAGGGGCTGTTCCCAAGCCTTCCCATCCACCCGGTCGAGGCCGATTTCATGCGGCCCTTCCAACTGCCGGCGGCGGTCGCGATGCGGCGGAAGCTCGGCTTCTTTCCCGGTTCGACGATCGGCAACATGGTGCCCGGCACGGCGGTCGACCTGCTGCGGGCGATGCGCCAGACGCTCGGCGTCGGCGCCTTTCTGCTGATCGCGATGGACCGGGTGAAGCCGATCGAGACCCTGCTCGCCGCCTATGACGATGCCCAGGGTGTCACCGCAGCGTTCAACCTGAACCTCCTCCACCGGATCAACCGGGAGCTCGACGGCGATGTGCCGGTCGAGGCCTTCGCGCATCGCGCGATCTGGAATGACGGCCTGTCGCGCATCGAGATGCACCTCGAGGCGATGGAGGACGTCCGCTTCGAAGTGGCGGGTGCGCGCTTCGAGATGCGGCGCGGCGAAACCATCCACACCGAGAACAGCCACAAATACGGCCCGCGGGATGCGCGGCTGCTGCTCACCGCGGGCGGCTGGACCGTGACGGACGAATGGACCGCCGAGGGCGACACCTTCGCCATTCTTCTCGCCCGCGCCGATCCGCTGCGCTTCGCGCCGTGA
- the egtB gene encoding ergothioneine biosynthesis protein EgtB, with protein MATQVTTSQGSSLSQGSSLRDRFEAVRALSRGIAAPLSDADATLQPCPDASPAKWHLAHTTWFFETFVLRDHVEGYRRQDERWAYLFNSYYDGEGARHPRAKRGMLSRPSLAEILDYRERIEEAVLGAFTLLPAPALHLLELGLHHEQQHQELMLTDLLATFSENPLGIALWPREEERPDAAEAMGGARFGGGTAEIGNGGDGFAFDCETPRHPVLLRPFELADRAVTSGEWIRFIEAGGYETPGHWTADGWDWVKRNAIRAPLYWDAGADGYFRYGLDGLHPVDPAEPVAHVSWYEADAFARWAGARLPTEAEWEAAATGCDPLAGNQLDRPGAVRPRPAHGETRLKQMFGDVWEWTASPFTPYPGFRAAEGTVGEYNGKFMVNQFVLRGGSCATPRGHVRASYRNFFYPHQRWQFCGLRLARDIR; from the coding sequence ATGGCGACACAGGTTACCACTTCGCAGGGCTCATCCCTTTCGCAGGGCTCATCGCTTCGCGACCGCTTCGAGGCGGTGCGGGCGCTGAGCCGCGGGATCGCGGCACCGCTTTCCGACGCCGACGCGACCCTTCAACCCTGCCCCGATGCTTCCCCGGCGAAATGGCATCTCGCCCACACCACCTGGTTCTTCGAGACCTTCGTTCTGCGCGACCATGTCGAGGGCTATCGGCGGCAGGACGAGCGCTGGGCCTATCTGTTCAATTCCTATTATGATGGCGAGGGCGCGCGGCATCCCCGCGCCAAGCGCGGCATGCTCAGCCGCCCGTCGCTCGCCGAGATCCTCGACTATCGCGAGCGCATCGAGGAGGCGGTGCTCGGCGCCTTCACCCTGCTTCCCGCGCCAGCGCTGCACTTGCTCGAGCTCGGCCTCCATCACGAACAGCAGCATCAGGAATTGATGCTGACCGATCTGCTCGCGACCTTTTCGGAAAACCCGCTCGGCATTGCGCTCTGGCCGCGCGAGGAGGAGCGACCCGACGCCGCCGAAGCGATGGGCGGAGCCCGCTTCGGCGGGGGAACTGCCGAAATCGGCAATGGCGGCGACGGTTTCGCATTCGATTGCGAGACGCCGCGCCACCCGGTTCTGCTGCGGCCGTTCGAACTTGCCGACCGCGCCGTCACCAGCGGCGAGTGGATCCGCTTCATCGAGGCGGGCGGGTACGAGACGCCCGGCCACTGGACTGCCGACGGCTGGGACTGGGTGAAGCGCAATGCCATCCGCGCGCCGCTTTACTGGGATGCGGGCGCCGACGGTTATTTCCGCTACGGGCTGGACGGGCTCCACCCGGTCGATCCCGCCGAGCCGGTCGCCCATGTCAGCTGGTACGAGGCGGACGCGTTCGCCCGCTGGGCGGGCGCGCGCCTGCCGACCGAAGCGGAGTGGGAAGCCGCCGCCACGGGCTGCGATCCGCTCGCCGGCAACCAGCTGGATCGGCCGGGCGCCGTTCGCCCCCGGCCAGCCCACGGCGAGACCCGGCTGAAGCAGATGTTCGGCGATGTCTGGGAGTGGACGGCCAGCCCGTTCACGCCCTACCCCGGCTTCCGTGCCGCCGAAGGCACGGTCGGCGAATATAACGGCAAATTCATGGTCAATCAGTTCGTGCTGCGCGGCGGCAGCTGTGCGACGCCGCGGGGGCATGTGCGGGCATCCTACCGCAACTTCTTCTACCCCCACCAACGCTGGCAATTTTGCGGCCTGCGCCTCGCAAGGGACATCCGATGA
- a CDS encoding cob(I)yrinic acid a,c-diamide adenosyltransferase — protein MVRLNRIYTRTGDEGLTGLADGSRISKAHPRAQAIGDVDEANCAIGIAALHVRGADHQAMLGAIQNEMFDLGADLATPGEDFAPTEMSLRIVQAQIDRLEAEIDAMNAALEPLRSFILPGGSGGGAHIHLARAIVRRAERSAVAAAAEMPLNPLALTYLNRLSDHLFVLARRVAQADGGDILWQPGATRG, from the coding sequence CTGGTCCGGCTCAATCGAATCTACACCCGCACGGGTGACGAAGGCCTGACCGGGCTCGCCGACGGATCGCGCATCTCCAAGGCGCATCCGCGGGCGCAGGCGATCGGCGACGTCGACGAAGCCAATTGCGCGATCGGCATCGCTGCGCTCCACGTCAGGGGCGCCGACCATCAGGCGATGCTCGGCGCGATTCAGAACGAGATGTTCGATCTCGGCGCCGATCTCGCCACCCCGGGCGAGGATTTCGCGCCGACCGAGATGAGCCTGCGGATCGTGCAGGCGCAGATCGATCGTCTGGAAGCGGAAATCGACGCGATGAACGCCGCGCTGGAGCCGCTCCGCAGCTTCATCCTCCCCGGGGGCAGCGGCGGCGGCGCCCACATTCATCTCGCCCGCGCCATCGTCCGCAGGGCCGAGCGCTCGGCGGTTGCCGCCGCGGCCGAGATGCCCCTCAACCCGCTCGCACTCACCTATCTGAACCGCCTCTCGGATCATCTGTTCGTGCTCGCGCGCCGCGTCGCGCAGGCCGATGGCGGCGATATTCTCTGGCAGCCGGGCGCGACGCGCGGTTAA